One genomic window of Quercus robur chromosome 6, dhQueRobu3.1, whole genome shotgun sequence includes the following:
- the LOC126689559 gene encoding uncharacterized protein LOC126689559: MTTRTLSREEEAKLARSNKKVKDINHAEFNVETNDGSPSRSSYNQGNQYGVSFRDKLIGEIPGAFAQAFDFTDQMDTESDSNIDKEETTKELRQGMVAINLSKDTKRHIRKPWSKAIIVKLVDRSMSFSYMQNKLNQLWKPEGKMDCVDLSYGFFLIRIYSKEDLSDVLKRGPWFVGDHFLSLRPWEPFFKPDSAAVSLVAMWIWLYQLPIELYEAEVLREIGESIGKVLRVDTHTALEARGKYARLCIQIDINKPLINTILIGRFEQSVHYEGIQRLCFSCGRVGHLKEVCPYTIHKGMGSANAVDSVETSTVREDGSCNGHEASRTNPCNKVAGIATSGTSGVEEDSDMYGPWMVMTKRRNGHKGTKHTPTTTKGTTKPVWQHKDTRTEATRGGSSLSQRDVDFQARFSASNNMGKRAHGAQSFRPSPEHFSLPKDQFGSNVPGGSAPAPNLV, translated from the coding sequence ATGACTACACGGACGCTCTCAAGGGAAGAAGAAGCGAAGCTAGCTAGGAGCAACAAAAAAGTGAAGGATATCAACCATGCTGAGTTTAATGTAGAAACTAATGATGGCTCTCCTTCACGAAGTAGCTACAATCAGGGGAACCAATACGGTGTATCTTTTAGGGACAAGCTTATCGGTGAAATTCCTGGGGCTTTTGCTCAAGCTTTCGACTTCACCGACCAAATGGACACAGAGAGCGATTCGAATATTGATAAGGAGGAAACTACCAAGGAACTCCGACAGGGTATGGTGGCTATCAATCTCTCCAAGGACACAAAGAGGCACATAAGAAAGCCCTGGTCTAAGGCTATCATCGTGAAGTTAGTAGACCGGTCAATGAGCTTCTCCTATATGCAGAACAAACTCAACCAACTTTGGAAACCAGAGGGGAAGATGGACTGTGTTGATCTCAGCTACGGGTTCTTTTTAATCCGGATCTACTCTAAAGAAGATTTAAGCGATGTGTTAAAGCGAGGACCTTGGTTCGTGGGCGACCACTTTCTATCCTTGCGGCCATGGGAGCCGTTCTTCAAACCGGATTCAGCAGCGGTGTCTTTGGTGGCTATGTGGATTTGGCTTTACCAACTTCCTATTGAACTTTATGAGGCAGAAGTCTTGAGAGAGATTGGAGAATCCATTGGCAAGGTCCTTAGAGTTGATACTCATACCGCTTTGGAAGCCAGGGGTAAATATGCGAGACTTTGCATTCAAATAGACATCAATAAGCCATTGATTAATACTATCCTCATTGGCCGGTTCGAGCAATCAGTTCATTACGAAGGTATTCAAAGGCTGTGTTTTTCTTGTGGACGGGTGGGTCACCTGAAAGAGGTGTGTCCATACACCATTCACAAAGGCATGGGCTCGGCAAACGCGGTGGACTCAGTGGAGACCAGTACGGTAAGGGAAGATGGGTCATGCAATGGGCATGAGGCTAGCCGTACTAATCCATGCAACAAGGTGGCTGGTATTGCCACGTCGGGTACAAGCGGAGTGGAGGAGGACTCAGACATGTACGGGCCTTGGATGGTAATGACCAAGAGAAGGAATGGTCACAAGGGGACAAAGCACACTCCCACTACCACGAAAGGGACCACCAAACCGGTATGGCAACACAAGGACACACGAACTGAAGCAACTAGAGGTGGGTCTTCCCTATCCCAGCGTGATGTTGATTTTCAAGCCCGTTTTAGCGCATCAAATAACATGGGTAAGAGGGCCCATGGTGCGCAGTCCTTTAGGCCCAGTCCAGAACATTTTTCGTTGCCTAAAGACCAATTTGGCTCCAACGTCCCTGGTGGGTCTGCCCCAGCGCCGAATCTGGTTTAG